ACATAAAAGAAAATTATGACAATTAGATTGGGAAGTATAAGATTATGCAAACTTTTAAGGCCCCCATTCACGGCTCATATGAGTCCTATCCAACACTTACATAAAAACACAATAAACGATGTATGAACTGAACGAAACAAAAATATAGCAATTTCCACGACATGACTTTTAAGTGCTAACTGAACCTAAAATAATACGgggaaaaaaggaaacaaagctTAGTTGGTACTTGCTACTGTAATGTCGAAGTACAATTGTAGTACTGATGCAACTCAAACTACGGCATAAAAACTTGCAATTGCGCCAACAATCGAGAGAACAGGCCCACCAGTCCACTGGAGGTGCTAGATCAGGACACGTATATAGGCTCTGGTTCCTGCTTTCTTCTAATCCTGCAAGCAAGACGACGGGTGGAAGCAGAGTCCAATGAGAACCGAAATATTGGAAACCATGAAaacttaaaaatataaaattctaATCCTACTTTGTATGTTAAATTTTCTGAAAAAAACTACCAGGTGCTCGGTAGTCATCACTTTACAGATGACTAACAGCAGAGTTTTGTAAACTAAATAAGTAACTGCTAAATTCACATACTGGATACATTGTGAGGCACATCACATTTCCATCTTCTCAATAAATCAGTCAATGTTTCTAATTGTCTAATAAAGAAACTCCTGTGTAGTTAGCGCAAGGGTTTGAATCACTGTCCCTTTACCCACCTAAAACTGAAAAGTGTTTTCTATCTTTCCCAAACTGACACCTAGAAGCAATTCCACTTCATAGCAGCCTACAGTGTTAAGAAGACATATAGTATGACCCTAACAAATCAGGGCAAGAAGAAACATCATCAAAGTCTCCACATTGCACCATTGACTGTTTTGAGCACCAGTTGGGAACTCAACTTGTCTCTAAATTAAGCAAATACATTGCGGTATAAACAACTCAAGCACTTACTGTGTTTAAGTAGTAGCAAGGTAAGAAGACAGggaaggaaagaaagggaaggggaaaggaaggagaaggGAGGGAGACGTAGCGTTCCGTTTTCCCTTCAAACTTTAGAAGGAAAGCTTACTTAAAAGGTAAAAGAAGTTGGATCCTCCCATTCACTTCCCTAATCCATATCAACATGAATGACAATGGATCTATCACTTCCCTCCCCTTCCTATCTATTTAAACATATTGTAACACAATTAGTCTATCATGGGCTCATGCCTCATGGTCCCATACTCCCATCAACTGAAAGCGGCGTTAGCAAATACAAACCCAACTTAATCACCAACTCAAATTGACCCCGTCCCTAGGAACAATGGCATCAAGTTTAATTTTGTGACTGGCAACTCTAATTTGACAAAACTAGAATGTACAAGAAAACAGGTCAAACCTTAGGTCAGCTGGTCGGGTTGACAGCTTTCATACTAAATTCTGGTAAAGGCACATACTATGATTTGCATTGGtccaaatttttttaaaaagtatacCGGTGAGAGATGATAAACTAAAGTCAAagaaatttcataattttagagtCAGATTTCAAATCTTCACAAATTTAAGAAATACTGATACAGAAGGCACTTGTGATGGTTCAAAAAAAGCGGCACCATTACGCAGTTGTACTGACGTCAACCAACCCAAACTGGTGATCAAGCATTTTACAACCAAAAAACAATATGATCCAACTAGCAAATCACCAAATACAAATCAAAAGTTACCGGACCCAATTTCACTTGTTTGACAGGAAGAGATCTATAAAAAGTTGACAGACAACAATAACTAAAATGACAGATACCAAGTCTTTTTTCATAAGGGAATTTCAGTTCATCCCAACTTGTGCTCACATATGCAAGAAATaaagtcaaagttcaaaccaaTATCATTTTCTCCAAAGGATAAATGAGAACCTCATCAAACAAATTAGTTTATCTCCGATCATACAGTGCAAAAAGTTGGCACGATaaaaatttaaatagaattagaATGCAAACAAAATCTAAACCCTCACCAATTGTCTTCTGCCCACTTACAACCATCAGTGTCCACCACATGCAAGCTATAAGCATGCCTCGAATTTGGTGACTGgttctcaaaactacagtgatCATATCCAAAACGAGAAACATGTTATAGATTTTTTTTGAGTGttcgaaaaaaaaatccataagAGTAAACTAACCTCTGATTAGTGGTGGACACAAACATAACTGCCGTGAACAGTTAGGAATTGACTCGGCTAAAGTTTGGTTCGAGTTCGGTTTGTTTATAACCGAGCCGAGCTTGAGGTCGAAAATATTGTTCGATTAATTAACGAGCCGAACTCAAACTCTATGAGTTCGGCTCGAAAGCCCGCAAACTTTATCAATTTCTTTGTccaaaaaattttattttagaatcaATTGACTTTCGCATCATCAAGAGCAAAAATAAGCTCCTTAATTATATTTCTCAATACCTACTCAACTATAATTAAATCTCTTACCTTTTTTAACTTCGTTTCTTTACATTTTTACTCCTGAATCATGGAAACCAAGATTACTAATTCCAACATATGGTATCAATAACATACATCCCTAATTATAATTAGTTATGATTGATTGCATTTAATTATTTAACACTATATATTTCATAAGATTTTTTTACCAAAAAACTTGTTAAGGTAAATATAAAAGTACAGCTCGAATAATATTTTGGCTCGAATTATTATCAATTGAATTGGAGTCGAGCTCAAACCCGAACTGTGAATCCATCAATCGATCCGAACACGAGCTCAAAATTGAAGTTCGAACCGAACTCGAGCCTGATATACAAATAGTTAAACGAGCCGAGCTTTGTTAATGTTCGGCTCATGGCCATACCTCTGATGAATAAGGTCACCATGAATGACAACCAAAGAACCAGCTTTGACTTCAATTGGAACAAAATCTTTCTGGTCATATGATGGAGATGGACGGTCAAAATGTACCCCTTCAGCATCTCTAATGAATCTTCTCACAAGGCCATCTGAAAAATAAGTTTGAGAAATTTAAGTATTATTTTGCATGTAATTTTATACCACAAGGTTAAACTAGAAGGTCTTATACTTTTTTGAGAACCAGGTATGGCCCAAAGGCAGCCATTGATCACTGTGGCATCTTCTAACGCAAGCCACAATCCTGTGCACGTCTGTGGGTCTGTATAAAGAAATGAATTATCTTGGTGGGGCACCACTTCTCCACCAATACCTGGTTGCTGAAAATGGAAATCTTATGATCAGCTTATTATTACTTCACTATTAGATACCTTGTCCTAGTCTTATATCTACTAGCACCAGGACACTCCTATAACAGACAAGATAGCCAATATTTTGTCTTTTCCAGGAAGAAGGCTTCACATTGGATGAAGGTATGTGTAAAGTCACCGATCTTTCAtcttaaaatgacatttaactCTAAAACTCTCTCAACAGAACATAGAATCAAGTATTATGCACTTCAAAACTTCACAATTTCTTACCAATATTTTCAGGCTAATAATCCTTTATTTGGGGAGATGGCTAAAGTTTATTGTGGCTTACGAGAAAGCTAGACTTCTAGGAAGCAAAAGGCAATCTCTCTTCTCAGAAACTCGTGCTTTTTTGAAGATTTGCGAAACAAAAAGCTACTGATCTTTGGCTCCGTTTAATGGAAAACACAATTGTAAAAAGGGAAGTGGAAAGTGCAGGATAGATaggaagagagaaaaagaaatgtACGGGGTAGGGAGGAAATTTTGGCATTCCTTCTTTACAAAAAGAAAATGTTTTCCACCCCTTAGtaaaacaaacaaaggaaaatgagaaaatcaTTTTCCGTTAAAACAGAGCCTTAATCATCACTACAGATCTTAGGATCTACCAGCAGGAATAATTTTCTTGAAATTGACTGTTAATCTATTCTATATTCATTTAGCCATATAGTGATCCTCAGTAGGCCTGATGTAGCCCAATTATCTAGAATTATGTTGAAGATATCATCCCTTGCGACATTAGTATAACAGTTGAAGGGAGACATGTGCTTAGCTTTTAAAAAAGCATACTTTACTAAATACTAGTATTGCGTCGGTTTATAATAGTAATTTTTTCCATTCTTGTTCCTTATCCAATATTTCCTCACCACATGGTGAATAAgagactactccctccgtatattttatatttttatgagTCACATGTTGACCGGCACAAGTATAAGGAATCATAGTTGTATTTGATATAATAGGAAATGGGGTAGTTGACAATAAAGAAATGTACAAAAGAACAAGTGTGTAAAAGCAGCAGCAACAATTAATGGTTCTACTTGCAAGAAGGACAGAGAACAGTAGTTTAAGGAaaggagaggaaagagaaaggcaTGTTGACCTCAAGTCACTAAACCAGGATATTTATAGCCTCAAGCTACTTTTGTAAGCCTAAATTCTGTTCTGAGTTTTCCCTTTATCAAAACAAGCAACTTTTCTTCTTGAGTTTATTTGTATCCGTTAGCAGGTGTTGAGTTCATGTGTTGAGTTCATCTCAGAGATCTCGGCTTGCGTAAGGCTGGTTTCGACTCGATCCTTCTTCTTGGTTTTGTTCTTAGAGATTGAATCTGGGTTTTCAAGGTTTCAAGTTTGTTTGAGGATATGTCGATGGAGGATTTTAGggattttcaaatttaattttaatggtGTTGACTGTTGAGCTTCTTGAACCAGAAGAAAAGGAAGGGGTgagtgaaaagaaagaaaaaagagaacaaaaattaaattaaagaatattaaaaatggagttaattagttaattaggggttcattattaattaattaggttaattaaggGCTAATTCGAACTAATGACTAACGGCGTTAGACTTCCGTTAgtaataagggtatttggtgcaaaataagtttaaataggggtatattatgtgatttgaaacaagcaggtgtatttggtgcattacgtgaaacctcaggggcatttcatgaaaaaaccgattatttaaatcaaacaattttttttaaacagGGGTGCCGCCCGAATAAGGCGGCCCAGACCATGGTCTAACCGATCAGAATTAGCGGCGGCAACCATGGCCCAGCCGACAACCGCCGATCTTGCGCGGCTGAGCCATGGTCTCCGCCGATATATCTGAGTGGATGGACCATGGTCTTGGCCGCCATATTTGGGCGGCACCCCTCCAGTGccagaaaatatattttttttttgaaaaaaaaaaaagttatcggGTTATTTGTTGTGAAATGTTGGCTGTTGCCGGCAATTCAATTGCAAAATGTTGTTTTGGTGTGTTAAATTAGGTTAGTGTATGGACATGCGGTTTGAATTTCTACAACAATCCAATGATTTAAGGGAGAATTAGGGTATATCGTTGAAGAAATTGTCAAATTGGAATAAGGGGAAATGGAGCAACCACTTAGATCCTGCCCTCCCTTTTTCCTCCCGGGTGGGGTTATGTTGGTCGTAAGTGGCAGAGTAGGTGTTTTACGAGCAAAGCCGCTTTTGTGTTATCTTGTAAGCAGTATACTCGTAGTTCATTGGTGGAATCCATGTCATTTTTAGTTTATGTATGATGAGGTTATGCATACAGTTGTTTTAGAATCTTTCAGTCGGAGCAGTAGTGCCGTAGTGGTGCCGTAGTGGTGCCATGGCAGAAGGTGAAATGTAGGTGAAGGGTGAAGGCCTAGGATGCTCGGACTCGCGCCACCACCCCGTCGTACCAGTGTCGACACGACACGACGCGGGTGCGGACACGGAATCCGGACCAGACTCGCCATGGAAAAGTGGACTCGTCTTTTAGGGTTTTGAAAACCCAGATCTAAAAATAGAGGCATCAAATCACGGATATGGAGACCGAAAATTTAGGGCTTTTGGTCGCCTGAGAAACGCGAGCTCACTAGGAATATTCTCCGGCCGGATTTGATGCTTTTGGATGCTGCAGACAGACTCCATGGAAGCAACCTCCATGGAAGTCGATAAGTTCGTTgtgaaaaaaaaacaactttaggttttcttattttttgtttttaaaataaGTAAAAGTAGGTGTGGGACAGGTGAGGAACAGCTGTCTATAATAACATGGGATAAGTGAACAGTAGTGGACCGCTGGTCCcgtcaaaagaaaaagagtaaACATGTGTCAGTATCATTTTaggtaaatttttattttttaattaacttttgaTATTCTTTTTTACTTCTAAACCCACTCTCTTATTTTGGGAAAAGAGATGACagtgattttttaaaatttacatagtttcaactttcaaaatattTACTGTCATCTCTTTTCCCATGACAGTGAATACTCCatagtttcaactttcaaaatatttacttttaatttatttttataatcacaaaaaaatacttccatttattatatttatacagTCATTCatataaatatttaaatgcTTGTCGTGTCTCCGAGTCCGTATCTGAGTTTTGGACACTTCTAAAACGTGTCCCCGAGTCCGAGCATCCTAGGTGAAGGTTGCAGGGGGAAGGGGGTGGGGGTTATTTTCATAAAGGGTATTAAAGTACTTTCGCCATTAATACGCGGGCGACTTTAGCGAGTTAGGACATCGAATAAAAACCCCCTAATGAATTGGAGTTCAAGGATTAGAAGTTACAAGTTGAATAAAATGTATGCATAGAAAAATCAGAGAATAGGCATCAAGGGATGGGAGAAACATAGATGTACCTTAAAAATGTACATAGACTGAACGACTGCCGGCCTCTTGTAACCTAAACTTGAAAGCAAGCTTGAGAAATTCTTTGAGGAGGAGAACTCTTTGAAAACTGGATCAAGCTCATGTAAAGCTGCAGTAGTATTTGAAACAGACTTGCTCAAATGTTAACATTATAAATCCTGAAACTATATACAACGTTATTAAATGCAACCGTTACAACCATCACTGCTGAAAGAAGTGACGAGCAGCAACAGAGGCAAAAAAAGAACTGGAAAGAATCTCTACCAATAATATTTCCCATGTTCGTAACATACCATGACCAACTTTATTGATAGATAGTTGTTTAGGCTGCTTCAGTTTACCTTCCTCGTCAAATGCTTTCTCTAAACAGAGACCAGATCATCAAAATTCAGCATATAGAAAACAATAACCTTTTAAAAACAATATGAACACAGCTCTTGCAGCTACAGTTTATACTGTTTGGAAGACTAGGAATGACGCATACTGGAACCTTAAAGTAATTCTTGTTGATAAGGCTGTAAAGGATATTTAATACCTTGTAAAAAATAGGATCACACATATTATAGGAGTAAAAGTCAATGCCCCTGATGTAGCTTGGCTGAATTTATTGTAGTTGGTTGTTTGTCCAGAATTAGGAGTTTTAGGAGGTTGCAATACCTCTGATTGTTTTTGCTCAAACTCAAAAGGTTGAGAGTCCTTCGACTCCTTCCTAGAAGGTTTGTCTGCTTTTGGAGTTTGTTAGGTTGTAAATCTTTTTGTTCTTAGTAATGAAAATTTTGCttgcttatcaaaaaaaaaaaaaaacaatatgaaCATGCATTTCTATGGAAGTTGACCTCTGAAAGAGGAATACAGGACTTGGGCATCATACTCATGAAAACACACATCTCACCCAATCTTCTACAACATCAAATTTCTAAGGTGTTCATCTAGAGACTCCTCCTCTTTTTCTTTGTGCTGAAATGTAGCAGGAACAATGTATAAAAAAGCTCAAGGTGCATGAAGGTGATTCAAAGTTCCCTGGCCCTTAGGAGCAGCTCACTTCAATTCGGCGCACCTAATGAATTGTTTTGTTAACAAACTGTAGTGCGCCTCAGTGCGGCTAGGCGTGTCTCTTTGAGGCCTAGACCACAGAAAACGCATGACCCCCAAAGCCTTGTGCCTGGGCGCGCATTATAAACACTGGGCAGGAAGCTTCCCCCCCTCACCCCCCCCCTCCCTCTTCTATATCAGGGAAGAAAAGTTGTTGTGGCCAATACTGCTGACATGACAAGTTGACAACTATTTTAGCATGGCACTGGAAGAAACAATCCTCATAACTCGTTCAATACCCTCACCTTTTTACCAATTCATAACAGACATATACTTTTGTAATCTCATGCAGATTTTCTGGGTATGATCAGATATGATCTGAACCAAGAATCGAGATTAAGCTTACTGGATCCATGAAgcaatcaaattcaaatttcctaTCAAACAGACAGTGAAATTTGCACTCTGTAACCGTAGCTCAGTAAATAATCTAAGTGAACCCACACATCAACAATAAATAGTAGCCAAGCAAAGTCCTGAGACCAGCATCAAGCTAGAAAACTTCTGCTATCTTTCAAAAAATCAAACTCAATTCAAGAACTTTACAGGTTCACTCTTTGAGTATCAAAAGAACCTCAATGAAGGCCTGTTGAACCTAAAATATAACTTAACTTCTGCCTTTCTGACAAGCTTAAAAATTCTAGCATAAAAGTGTTGAATTAACAACTCTCATTTGAGTATGGAGAAATTACCAATCGAGTCTTCAAAAACAGCACAAATGGTAACTAAATTTGACCTTTAACAACCTTCGAGTGAAGAGAATCAATAAGGGGGTAAAATGTAGAGTGGAAATTACTCTCACAGGTAAGTTATTGTACACAATAGTTAGAGAGGATAATAGATCACTTCCATCACAACAGATTTCCCTACCCCTTCCTCGAGTAATATTTTACTCGTAAGCAATGATTATAGACCTTCACCTAGAGCTAACACTCACCAGCACCACCTCTACCCATACACCACTCCCTCGTTATAGTCCCTAACTGATGTCTACTACCCGCTAATTTCTTCTTTCTCATCCCAAGCTAGCTTTAAGGAAAAATCCTCCGTATTTAAATGCAATCCTCCATCCCTACTTACTATTTACTGCAATTCAACTTCCACTCCTCAAATTACAATCTTGTGATATGTCTCGAGCTGTTTAGCAATCAAAAAGGCCAGATCAGTGATAGCCAAAGCATACATTTGGCGGACAAGATCTTGAatgaaattttaaaatgagaaaatagTATTTATCAGCAAATCCTGTACAAAACTCTAATTCAAAATTGACCCTTGAAAAAAATCACATATTCTATTTCATTTGCAACAGAAACCCAAAATTTTTAAGATTTTTTTGATGTCGTCCTCATGTTTCACTCCTCGATATTAAAATATGTGAAAACCTTCAATAACGGCTTCTACTCACTAGTTTTTCCCTCCTTCGTCCTTCTAATATTCCCATAATTCTGTTTACTTCTTCAAAATTCTATTTTAACTTaagcagaaaaaaaaaatcattgaaATAAAGGTACTAGGGCCCATTTACACTTCCACGACAATTTGAGCAACAaataaattgacaaaaaaaaaaaaacaatcaataATACCTTCAAAGAAAAACGATATCTTCTCCGCGCTATCGAAGAAATAATTGTCTTTCGCATGACTCTGATcaccaaaacacaaaaattatCAACTCAGGGAttcttttttaacaaaaaaaaaaaagtcaaattgATAAAAATATCTTGAATTAGAAACAAACATGGTCTTTAGTAGAGAAGATAACAGAAGAAGGGGAATCAAAATCGTGAAGCAATTGTTCCATTCTATTCCTCATTGATTTAATTTCATCTGGGTTTACAAATGAATCTAACACCAAATATCCTGcaaaagaaattgaaaattgagatTGAACTGTAGAATATGAGAGAGAAAAGTGGTAAAGAAGTGGTGCGATTGGTGACCTTGCGAATTGAAAAATTGGAGCTGATTAGGGTTCAGACTGCCGGGATATGCCATGTTTCCTACAATTCAGTCCGGCGATGATTATTGATGACAACTTTGGTCTTGGTCTGATATCTCGACTCTACAAAATGGTACGCGCCGTCCTTCGTtgagatatttttttttatgaaggATCGATATCCTTAACCGTTATAAAAGGATTAAACCGCTATGAATGTCTCTAAACTTTGCAAGGCATGTTCGGTATTAatatttacggatttttcatgaaatacccccgaattttggcgtaattcaccaaatgcccctcgactttcagaaattcaccaaatgcctctcacaaatgacttaatacccaaaatacccttactaatgatgcgccgttagtcctccgttaacctaattttcaaattcaccaaatacccctattttaatacttatttcaccaaatacccttattcagaaacttaattcaccaaataccaataacttaaaattactcattttgatgctcaacggctagtttttgtgtttgaaaattagccgttgcttattgtttgcttataaatactctttttctgacggtttattgtagttttcctattattttgttaatttcatatcatttttgtcatgagttttctttcaaaatcatcatccacacccaatgagtccacatatgtaagagtcccaaataaattttgttatcatgggagaaaatttgacatccgaatatctgatacaacactcaatctgaagctccggtacaacactaaaacataaaacactcctaaaaacacctcaaaacgtcgcaactcttcaagaaaatagctacttcttttgtaccttattctttatgtgaccaattaattatatttaccatgcaatcggaaggtattcctttttcaatatgggaaatatctttaacatatgcaaacagattaaaaataaagctcttattaattttattctaacgcatatgttccagctacctcggcttctattgcttccatgccacatatttaacgttaactcccttttgtctcctgtctctactgcctccaaacatttttcttcaatctcctaactttctctcaaccttacagtcgaggcataaaggttttcccacttttcttttgagctaggtcctattgacatggtcagatttatggacaaatgtctatttttggatttgagggaacaagaaaaaaaaaatgaaactaaggtatgttccaaagctcatgaaccagtgaaaaaacatgaatcttggcacaaagatttgcctccaaactcaagattttcacatcatgaatccaagttgaaatcgaggttgtgataaaaatgtatgtgttattgaacttgatttcttagtttctttaccattcggacaataagaaaattaaggtgttagctttagattgaattacttcagcttcacttacataagatccctttgaaaatggggttttttggccttttgctcagctaaagtgcattgtctttactggatgaggcctgaacttattggatcataattgaaacttactgagtgttgtatcggagcctcagatggaaatttcctcccataatattagaaattgtttgggactcttacatatgtggattcatgggtgtggatgatgattttgaaagaaaactcatgacaaaaatgatatgaaattaacaaaacaatagaaaaactacaataaatagtcagaaaaggggtttttataagcaaacaataagcaacggctaattttcaaacataaaaactagccgctgagcatcaaaatgggtaattttaagttatgtgtatttggtgaattaagtttcagaataggggtattatatgaaataagttataaaataggggtatttggtgaatttaaaaattaggctaacggaggactaacggcgcgtcattagtaagggtattttgggtattaagtcatttgtgaggggcatttggtgaatttctgaaagtcgaggggcatttggtgaattacgccataattcgagggtatttcatgaaatatccgtaataTTTAGTTTTGAGTTTTCGGTTTCAAGAAAACAACTAACtgattttagttttgttttgattattttacaaatctaatatatatatatacatatataaaggaggcatatttgctgaactattagatcgccacctaggattactaatggtttcggccaatgaaaaataagatttataatttatttttgaattaaaaaaattgagtgccacgtgtataattaattaggtgccacgtagatatttaaattaattagttaattactaatatatacaatttcatccaaaatcaaatgctctaataattaaaaaataaatctaaaataaaattcatccaaaatcaaacattaatctaaaataaaattcaatctaaaatcaaacattaatccaatattagagcgccatgtaggaaatctaatggtttcagccaatgaaaaattagactttaaaattatttttgaattaaaatgtCGAATGCCACGtacataaataattaggtgccacgtaaatattttcattaaataattattaatatttcttatatacaatttcatccaaaatcaaacactataataattaaaaaataaatctaaaatgaaattcaatccaaaataaaaaaaatcaatttgatctaatatataaaaaatagcAGTTGATATACGTAGGTGTTTTATTTTACCGTAATAATTTAAtagaaatcgtgcatcgcacgggctaaaatctagtccAATAAAAAACATAACTTTTATTTCGTTTAATGGTTCAGAGATTAAACTCAATCTCACAAACATCTCACCAAGAATCATCACTTCCCTCTCAATTTAAACTCTCCAGTCTCCAAtggtgtcaaatcgggtcacCGGATGGGTTGTGGTTTGACCCATGACAGTTCGGGTCTATTCGGTTCGGGTCAAGTTCGGGTTAAAAGTTTTCGGGATCagatcgggtttgggtcgggtctATTTAATTCGGGTCAATTTCAGGTCAATTGTTGTGGGGTCCGGGTaaatttcgggtcgggtcaagtTCGGTTCGGGTAAAAAACGGACCCGGTGATCCCGTGTCGGGTTGTAAACAGGTTTTGTCTGGTCAAACTAGGGCCGGGTAACTTTGGGTCGGGTAGACTTTGACTCGGGTCATTTCAGTTCGGGTCAATTCAGCACCAGTTCGATTTCGGTTCGGGTCATCTCAGTTAGGTCTCGAGTTAGATCGATTTCATTCTAGATCTTTTCAAGTCATTATCGATTAATGTTTTCATTctatttctaattaaacaagttattaatcTACGTATTTACGAGTATTTTTAATTTACTAAACTACAACGTCGTTATATCAATTAGAGTTTGTTTTAAGTTATAAGATGATTAATGATTATATAACGAGAACCATATGTAAACAGTAGATACACAATATATATAAATCTACAGTAGAATATAACTCTTTGAGTTGACACGaaattcaacttactaaataataACAGTTCGGGTGGAGTTTAGGTCGGGTCAAATCGGTGTCGGTTAGACAACAGTTCAGGTCAAATTAGATATTTACAGGGTCAAATCGGTGACCGGTGAAGTTCAGGTCGGGTCAAATGTCGGGTGGAGTTTGGGTGGAATCTAACCGGTGACAGGTGGAGATCGGGTCGGATTAAACTGGTTACGGATGGAGTTAGATCGGGTGAAACGGGTGTCGGGTAAAGTCAAATCGGTTACAGATCAGGTTTCGATCCTGAAATTTCCGGGTCAAACCAGTTCGGTTGAGTTCGAAATAGATGGTTTTTCGGAGTCGGGTCAGCTTCTGACACCTCTTACTCTCCATCCATCTTTAATTGGTATTCCTTCTTATCCATCTTCAAGATTTCTCCAGCTTCAACAATTTTTCATATTAGACGGATTTTTGAGCTTTTATATACATCTTCGCCATTAATTACCAAATAATCCACTAAGCAACAACATATATTTTCCAATACTCAATTAGCGGTTTTGTTGTAATTTGAGGCGTTGTTACTCTATTGTCGTGGATatcaaatgatttttttttcttttaaagtGTCCA
This genomic stretch from Spinacia oleracea cultivar Varoflay chromosome 3, BTI_SOV_V1, whole genome shotgun sequence harbors:
- the LOC110785673 gene encoding phytanoyl-CoA dioxygenase isoform X2 is translated as MAYPGSLNPNQLQFFNSQGYLVLDSFVNPDEIKSMRNRMEQLLHDFDSPSSVIFSTKDHSHAKDNYFFDSAEKISFFFEALHELDPVFKEFSSSKNFSSLLSSLGYKRPAVVQSMYIFKQPGIGGEVVPHQDNSFLYTDPQTCTGLWLALEDATVINGCLWAIPGSQKNGLVRRFIRDAEGVHFDRPSPSYDQKDFVPIEVKAGSLVVIHGDLIHQSFENQSPNSRHAYSLHVVDTDGCKWAEDNWIRRKQEPEPIYVS
- the LOC110785673 gene encoding phytanoyl-CoA dioxygenase isoform X1, translated to MAYPGSLNPNQLQFFNSQGYLVLDSFVNPDEIKSMRNRMEQLLHDFDSPSSVIFSTKDHSHAKDNYFFDSAEKISFFFEEKAFDEEGKLKQPKQLSINKVGHALHELDPVFKEFSSSKNFSSLLSSLGYKRPAVVQSMYIFKQPGIGGEVVPHQDNSFLYTDPQTCTGLWLALEDATVINGCLWAIPGSQKNGLVRRFIRDAEGVHFDRPSPSYDQKDFVPIEVKAGSLVVIHGDLIHQSFENQSPNSRHAYSLHVVDTDGCKWAEDNWIRRKQEPEPIYVS